The Bdellovibrio bacteriovorus genome contains the following window.
TTTCTAAAATTTCTTCTTCTGTTCCCGCTTCGGCTTTTACCGTGGGATTGGGTCTATTAAGCTTTGCATTTATGATTAAAGCCGGCCTTTTTCCATTCTATTTTTGGCTTCCGGCTTCTTACCCTTATGTTGTTACCCCCATGGCGGCAGTTTTTTCAGGTCTTTTAACAAAAGTGGGCTTGTATGGTTTAGTAAGAATTCTTGCTCCTCACTTGCCGCTTTTAGATTCGTCTCTTGCTTTCTTGATTCAGGCGCTGGCACTTATTTCGATGTTGCTAGGAGTTTTAGGAGCGATTTCTCAAGACAATATGAAGGGTATTCTTTCATTTCATATTATTTCGCAAGTAGGTTACATCGCGCTGGCTTTAGCTTTGGGAACTGGTGTTGGTTTAGCGGCTTGTATTTACTATCTTTTGCACCACATGGTTGTAAAAACGAATCTTTTTTTCGTCGTGTCCTATATCGAATCTCGCGAAAAGCGAAATCAAGTTTCTAAAATTGGCGGGCTTTTAGATCGAGATCCTTTACTGGCAATTCTATTTGCGATCCCCGCGCTTTCTTTAGCTGGTATTCCACCTCTTTCAGGTTTCTGGGCAAAGGTCTTTGCACTCAAGGCTTTACTCGCATCAAAGGAAGTTTTGGGAGTTCTTTTTAGTCTGGCTGTCAGTCTTCTCACTATGATGTCGATGCTGAAAATTTGGTTGGGGGTGTTTTTGAAGCCTTCTCCCCATTTTCATAATAATCCGAAGCCGGCACGTTGGCTTTGGTTTATAGTGCCGTTGATCTTACTTAATCTTTGGACGGTAACCATGGGTCTGTACTCCAACCAGGTATTTGAAGTGGCGCAAAAGATATCCCGGGAACTGCGTCATGAAGGGCATCAACCATGATGAGGAAGTTAAAGCTCATTATCGAAATATTTTTTCTTTTTTTGCATGACTTCTTTATTGCCGTCTTCGAAGTGGCTTCGGCTTTGTTTCACCCGAATGAAGATTTACATCCCGTTATCGTGCGCATGCCGACCCGTCTAAAAAATAAAAAAGCGCTATGGCTTTTTTCTTTGATTATTTCTTTAACGCCGGGATCTTTGGTGGTGGATTTATCAAAGGACGAAAGTATTTTGTATATTCATTTTTTTCATGCCCCGGACACGGAAAAGGCGATGACGGCTTTAAGAGTTCGTTTCGAAGCA
Protein-coding sequences here:
- a CDS encoding complex I subunit 5 family protein, whose amino-acid sequence is MIAVLPVALCLILALSSLLLRNSLKAQRMLASVGSFTVLGLSLFIFYQVWKSGPLLLAFGNWQPPFGITFRIDLLSAALLVVSSLIYFSGVLVSIGSLNLRVEVRGYYPLFHFLMLGILGSFSTGDLFNLYVWFEILLMSSFFLATLLKNKNAVQGGFKYAILSVISSFIFLGGVALIYSGTGTLNLDQLSKISSSVPASAFTVGLGLLSFAFMIKAGLFPFYFWLPASYPYVVTPMAAVFSGLLTKVGLYGLVRILAPHLPLLDSSLAFLIQALALISMLLGVLGAISQDNMKGILSFHIISQVGYIALALALGTGVGLAACIYYLLHHMVVKTNLFFVVSYIESREKRNQVSKIGGLLDRDPLLAILFAIPALSLAGIPPLSGFWAKVFALKALLASKEVLGVLFSLAVSLLTMMSMLKIWLGVFLKPSPHFHNNPKPARWLWFIVPLILLNLWTVTMGLYSNQVFEVAQKISRELRHEGHQP
- a CDS encoding Na+/H+ antiporter subunit E; amino-acid sequence: MMRKLKLIIEIFFLFLHDFFIAVFEVASALFHPNEDLHPVIVRMPTRLKNKKALWLFSLIISLTPGSLVVDLSKDESILYIHFFHAPDTEKAMTALRVRFEARLFEIFSQGDRV